A region of Zeugodacus cucurbitae isolate PBARC_wt_2022May chromosome 5, idZeuCucr1.2, whole genome shotgun sequence DNA encodes the following proteins:
- the LOC105208875 gene encoding uncharacterized protein LOC105208875 isoform X2, with protein MYSISAGASITADESTITTNSPITAGPSSRVDGLTTAGPPINVDPSTFAGELAMATRSRQRNESTNKISDSDNMHNTADSRLCDAGKDSTARVSRGGKTAQYYRKYRARKKAEREKEKLEIIADSQSSQSTAVEYPREYRTRKKDSTLAEKDSASRVSRGGKTAQYYRKYRARKKAEWEKEKLEMIADSQSSQSTAEEYLREYRAHKKDSTSAEKDSASRVSRAQYYRKYRARKKAEREYQREYRARKKDSTSAKKDSASCVSRGGKTAQYYRKYRAQKKAEREYLREYRARKKNATSAVPSISAEATITTDESTIVNSPITAGPSTPVDGLMTAGPPITVDPSMIGGPSTCIDPSTIAGPATSSGIHFRNIPRRKSTAEYKQEYRAQKKAQRELKRAAPSRQRNESITEDTEQNTNSTGNENAVSPTPSETEAITDPIEVYNMFIVEDEESKDSVKQNAWFHKRLIRHVRRQRILYDPKHKQFCCAEAKNEVWEKIAKRMGCDADICKNAWVNLRYAYQKYVRRLRKFFANKANMKRRRRPIMAFETELVFLWRFIADKVRCPLPFSEEMEAKEATPVAKPATEDDDIVLLEDDVEVIDLDDDTPNITKVFSKHQKVYFQITPEMRRLIYNLQCYQEIYDSLHRYHDDYRRKGIIWNAVANEVGDKATKLMKCWIQIQTRYEWELMQRRLQEELLATKPQTELESMLHFMKPHILKMPRTVYKSSYFLKKDWHEPIDHFKNIFSLLVAMKKHPTVIAYTEIMVNKTEEVDTAKYTQLWNDVAKAKGGAVTPGQCETTWLILRLFYWELMSMRKHSYQLQDKWYFETIITELYALSKVQKFARAKKSNLGALMLSSICADDLKKPSTDNANKSKQTEVKTIHNNTTPPPNAPLTPNTIVPISVNLDEDKISSSIIETKSQAPKNAIKHKKPLDIAIASSSATSSTTVSNNGLVVTVTKVPAKMHATPVIQQDAQTTYPQARSPQIRVKSQAQLQAEPVKMLVQTRPQIQIHAQPATPAPNQPIQIRLQTPAALQNPIQTITLPRVQQTQQQQFQMLPLTPIQAQSKLPTKQNQSNLQASTQFLTTNMAQLLPPTTNEIALNESTTITLDTIKTPKIVSAVSLAPRAAFAAPFINKGLQITAVAGASPPAPQHTTPPQLPTTVVVTPTSGTFNLPFSLPDNTNISKCPPLSCVDTNTLTDTIITLPNPVLPVSTLQQANVSLPIMEVQSLESKIPATVLARPHLTPTSQLNANEIMIELISSVNGNQLVVHGPPLEQKYSLPMSTTALLIREVLSIPYLHKKDYNKPQQVNSCWQYLAKRFNLPVHICKACWNFLSENFAHFPQIAPMEELTKPVKIGMNVWRENYAFFQTFNEKAAQLRLPFAKDAVEMFFDNIRDQTKHIPRVAGKKLTFVADWQAAINSNPHVPNKVWFGTWTLFKSAFMKYMRDLEIGIDNKWSLEWWRVLAKMDFLIEEQYHNMEPFYYIVRNKMIDECERCIKEEQKFNIDVKTKRFLPKKETAHPMLQKIPDIDAYRVIMTVRRYPQIYQKATEGEKAKAWEKVAFEMRTTVTACRFAFQCALKNYRLYATRDPANRCRLNHRYYKHLAEIYRAIKPTRKINIKTPSELNQSVSENPDANESVFPERFIMDINMSNSHSNVVMKNWAYGVGASVPAEKLTALFEKYRPASATSETFTTNVSTERSSEDLSDIEDTKEKRRRYMRSYRAKQSKEAREARLQQVRQRAAEIRASESKEAREARLQQVRQHAAEIRASESKEAREARLQQVRQYAAEIRASESKKARETRLQQVRQRAAAIRSSESKEARETRLQQMRQYATESRGSGSKEAREARLQQVQQQNADITIKKE; from the exons AT gtACTCTATCTCCGCGGGAGCATCTATAACTGCTGATGAATCAACGATCACGACGAATTCACCGATAACTGCTGGGCCTTCATCGCGTGTTGATGGATTAACGACGGCTGGACCTCCGATCAATGTTGATCCATCAACGTTTGCAGGAGAATTAGCAATGGCCACACGATCACGGCAAAGAAACGAgagtacaaataaaataagtgacaGTGATAATATGCATAACACAGCGGATTCCAGGTTATGTGATG CGGGAAAAGACAGTACAGCCCGTGTTTCAAGAGGAGGGAAAACAGCACAATATTATCGTAAATACCGAGCTCGAAAGAAAGCAGAGCGGGAAAAGGAGAAATTGGAAATAATAGCTGACAGTCAATCGAGTCAATCAACAGCTGTGGAATATCCGAGAGAGTACCGAACGCGTAAAAAAGATTCAACTTTAGCGGAAAAAGACAGTGCATCCCGTGTTTCAAGAGGAGGGAAAACAGCACAATATTATCGTAAATACCGAGCTCGAAAGAAAGCAGAGTGGGAAAAGGAGAAATTGGAAATGATAGCTGACAGTCAATCGAGTCAATCAACAGCTGAGGAATATCTGAGAGAGTACCGAGCGCATAAAAAAGATTCAACGTCAGCGGAAAAAGACAGTGCATCCCGAGTTTCAAGAGCACAATATTATCGTAAATACCGAGCACGAAAGAAAGCAGAGCGTGAATATCAGAGAGAGTACCGAGCGCGTAAAAAAGATTCAACGTCTGCGAAAAAAGACAGTGCATCCTGTGTTTCAAGAGGAGGGAAAACAGCACAATATTATCGTAAATACCGAGCACAAAAGAAAGCAGAGCGTGAATATCTGAGAGAGTACCGAGCGCGTAAAAAAAATGCAACGTCTGCTGTTCCATCAATCTCTGCGGAAGCAACTATAACTACTGATGAATCAACGATCGTCAATTCACCGATAACTGCTGGGCCTTCAACGCCTGTTGATGGATTAATGACCGCTGGACCTCCGATCACAGTTGATCCATCAATGATTGGTGGACCTTCGACGTGCATTGATCCATCAACGATTGCTGGAC CCGCTACAAGTAGTGGTATACATTTCAGGAATATACCACGAAGGAAATCAACAGCAGAATATAAGCAAGAGTATAGAGCACAGAAAAAAGCTCAGCGAGAATTAAAAAGGGCCGCACCATCACGGCAAAGAAACGAGAGTATAACCGAGGATACAGAGCAAAACACCAATAGTACCGGCAACGAAAAC gcCGTGAGTCCGACACCTTCCGAAACTGAAGCTATAACCGATCCTATCGAAGTCTACAACATGTTCATAGTTGAAGATGAGGAGTCCAAAGATTCCGTCAAGCAAAATGCGTGGTTCCACAAACGCCTTATAAGGCACGTACGACGTCAACGAATACTTTACGATCCAAAGCATAAACAATTTTGTTGTGCCGAAGCAAAAAACGAAGTTTGGGAGAAAATTGCAAAACGAATGGGTTGTGATG CTGATATCTGCAAGAATGCCTGGGTGAATTTACGTTATGCTTATCAGAAATATGTGCGTCGGTTGCGTAAATTCTTTGCGAACAAAGCGAATATGAAGCGCCGACGTCGTCCAATTATGGCATTCGAAACGGAATTAGTTTTTCTCTGGCGTTTCATAGCCGACAA AGTACGCTGTCCACTGCCTTTTAGCGAGGAGATGGAGGCGAAGGAAGCAACGCCTGTTGCAAAACCTGCAACCGAAGATGATGACATAGTTTTGTTGGAGGACGATGTGGAGGTGATCGACTTGGACGATGATACACCGAACATAACCAAGGTCTTTTCCAAGCACCAGAAGGTGTATTTCCAAATCACGCCGGAAATGCGACGCTTGATCTACAATTTACAATGTTACCAAGAGATATACGACAGCTTACATCGATATCATGATGATTACCGGCGCAAGGGCATCATTTGGAATGCCGTCGCGAATGAAGTGGGTGATAAAG CCaccaaattaatgaaatgttggatacaaatacaaacacgcTACGAATGGGAGCTTATGCAACGTCGTTTGCAAGAGGAGCTCTTAGCTACGAAGCCACAAACCGAACTGGAGAGTATGCTGCATTTCATGAAGCCACACATACTTAAAAT GCCAAGAACGGTTTATAAGAGTTCTTACTTCCTCAAAAAAGACTGGCATGAGCCGATCGATCACTTTAAGAATATCTTCAGCTTGCTGGTTGCCATGAAGAAACATCCCACTGTGATTGCGTACACCGAAATTATGGTCAACAAAACCGAAGAAGTCGATACCGCTAAGTATACACAACTCTGGAATGATGTGGCAAAGGCTAAAG GCGGTGCTGTCACTCCTGGGCAGTGCGAGACCACTTGGCTCATCTTACGCTTGTTCTATTGGGAACTAATGAGCATGCGCAAACACAGTTATCAACTGCAAGACAAATGGTATTTCGAAACTATTATAACGGAACTGTATGCCTTGTCTAAGGTGCAGAAATTCGCACGCGCCAAAAAGTCTAATCTTGGCGCGCTCATGTTGTCCTCCATATGCGCTGATGACCTAAAAAAACCTTCAACAGACAACGCAAATAAAAGTAAGCAAACCGAAGTAAaaacaatacacaacaacacaacgccGCCACCGAATGCACCGCTAACGCCTAACACCATCGTGCCGATATCGGTGAATTTGGATGAAGACAAAATCAGTTCTTCCATAATCGAAACTAAGAGTCAAGCGcctaaaaatgcaataaaacacaaaaagccGTTAGATATCGCCATCGCCTCATCCTCAGCAACCAGTTCTACGACTGTCTCAAATAACGGTTTGGTGGTGACTGTCACAAAAGTGCCGGCGAAGATGCATGCCACGCCCGTTATACAACAGGATGCGCAAACGACTTATCCACAAGCGCGTTCGCCGCAAATACGCGTGAAATCGCAGGCGCAACTGCAAGCCGAACCCGTAAAGATGTTAGTACAAACGCGTCCGCAGATACAAATACACGCGCAACCCGCCACGCCTGCGCCGAATCAACCCATACAAATACGCTTGCAAACGCCAGCGGCGTTGCAAAATCCAATTCAAACCATAACGCTGCCGCGCgtccaacaaacacaacaacaacaattccaaATGCTGCCGCTTACGCCAATACAGGCACAGTCGAAGTTACCCACGAAGCAGAATCAGTCTAACCTGCAGGCGTCAACACAATTCCTAACCACCAATATGGCTCAGCTGCTGCcgccaacaacaaatgaaattgcACTAAACGAAAGTACAACAATAACTTTGGATACAATAAAAACGCCGAAGATCGTATCGGCTGTGAGTTTGGCACCGCGCGCCGCCTTCGCAGCGCCCTTCATCAATAAAGGTTTGCAAATAACGGCAGTTGCCGGTGCATCACCGCCCGCGCCGCAGCACACCACACCTCCCCAATTACCAACCACGGTTGTTGTGACGCCCACGTCGGGTACTTTTAATCTGCCCTTTTCACTGCCGGATAATACAAATATCTCCAAGTGTCCGCCATTGAGTTGTGTGGACACCAATACGCTCACCGATACGATCATAACGCTGCCGAATCCGGTGCTGCCGGTGTCCACGCTGCAGCAAGCGAATGTGTCGCTGCCCATCATGGAGGTGCAATCGCTCGAGTCGAAAATACCCGCTACCGTGTTGGCGCGTCCACATTTGACGCCCACCTCACAGCTGAACGCCAACGAAATCATGATCGAGCTGATCAGTTCGGTGAACGGCAATCAGTTGGTGGTGCACGGGCCGCCGCTGGAGCAGAAGTACTCACTGCCAATGAGCACGACGGCGTTGCTGATACGCGAGGTGCTCTCCATACCATATTTACATAAGAAGGACTACAATAAACCGCAACAGGTCAACAGTTGTTGGCAGTATTTGGCTAAGCGCTTCAATTTGCCGG TGCATATCTGCAAGGCTTGTTGGAACTTCTTGTCggaaaattttgcacatttcCCACAAATTGCGCCCATGGAGGAGCTGACGAAACCAGTGAAAATTGGCATGAATGTGTGGCGCGAAAATTACGCATTCTTTCAAACATTCAATGAGAAAGCAG CTCAACTACGCTTGCCATTTGCAAAAGATGCTGTAGAGATGTTCTTCGATAATATTCGAGATCAGACCAAGCACATACCACGTGTAGCCGGCAAGAAATTGACCTTTGTCGCCGATTGGCAAGCAGCCATAAATAGTAATCCACATGTACCAAACa aAGTCTGGTTCGGCACCTGGACACTATTTAAAAGCGCCTTCATGAAATACATGCGTGACTTGGAGATCGGCATCGACAACAAATGGTCGTTGGAATGGTGGCGCGTATTGGCCAAAATGGATTTCTTAATCGAAGAGCAATATCACAATATGGAGCCGTTCTACTATATTGTGCGCAACAAAATGATTGACGAATGCGAACGTTGCATTAAAGAAGAGCAGAAGTTTAATATCGATGTGAAAACGAAGAGATTCCTGCCGAAAAAGGAAACAGCGCATCCGATGTTGCAGAAAATACCCGACATTGACGCTTACCGTGTCATCATGACCGTGCGTCGCTATCCGCAGATTTATCAAAAGGCCACCGAGGGCGAGAAGGCCAAAGCGTGGGAGAAAGTCGCCTTCGAAATGCGCACAACTG TGACGGCATGCCGTTTTGCCTTCCAATGCGCCCTGAAAAACTATCGGCTCTATGCGACACGTGATCCAGCTAATCGTTGTCGTCTCAATCATCGCTATTACAAACATTTGGCGGAAATTTATCGCGCCATCAAGCCGACGCgcaaaatcaatattaaaacaCCTTCCGAACTGAATCAGTCGGTTAGTGAGAATCCCGACGCCAATGAGTCGGTGTTCCCCGAACGTTTCATTATGGACATCAACATGAGCAACAGTCACTCGAATGTGGTGATGAAGAATTGGGCCTATGGTGTGGGCGCATCTGTGCCGGCGGAGAAATTGACGGCGCTTTTCGAAAAATATCGTCCAGCTTCGGCGACAAGTGAAACATTTACTACAAA TGTAAGCACGGAAAGATCCTCAGAAGACTTAAGTGATATAGAGGACACAAAGGAGAAAAGAAGACGCTATATGAGAAGTTATAGAGCCAAGCAGTCGAAGGAAGCCAGAGAGGCTCGTTTGCAGCAAGTGCGCCAGCGTGCAGCAGAAATCCGAGCATCGGAATCAAAGGAAGCCAGAGAGGCTCGTTTGCAGCAAGTGCGCCAGCATGCAGCAGAAATCCGAGCATCGGAATCAAAGGAAGCCAGAGAGGCTCGCTTGCAGCAAGTGCGCCAGTATGCAGCTGAAATCCGAGCGTCAGAATCTAAGAAAGCTAGAGAGACTCGATTACAGCAAGTGCGCCAGCGTGCAGCAGCAATCCGATCATCGGAATCTAAGGAAGCTAGAGAGACTCGTTTACAGCAAATGCGTCAGTATGCAACTGAAAGCCGAGGATCAGGATCTAAGGAAGCCAGAGAGGCACGTTTGCagcaagtgcaacaacaaaacgcaGATATAACGATTAAGAAGGAATAA
- the LOC105208875 gene encoding uncharacterized protein LOC105208875 isoform X7 — MCDKNAVSPTPSETEAITDPIEVYNMFIVEDEESKDSVKQNAWFHKRLIRHVRRQRILYDPKHKQFCCAEAKNEVWEKIAKRMGCDADICKNAWVNLRYAYQKYVRRLRKFFANKANMKRRRRPIMAFETELVFLWRFIADKVRCPLPFSEEMEAKEATPVAKPATEDDDIVLLEDDVEVIDLDDDTPNITKVFSKHQKVYFQITPEMRRLIYNLQCYQEIYDSLHRYHDDYRRKGIIWNAVANEVGDKATKLMKCWIQIQTRYEWELMQRRLQEELLATKPQTELESMLHFMKPHILKMPRTVYKSSYFLKKDWHEPIDHFKNIFSLLVAMKKHPTVIAYTEIMVNKTEEVDTAKYTQLWNDVAKAKGGAVTPGQCETTWLILRLFYWELMSMRKHSYQLQDKWYFETIITELYALSKVQKFARAKKSNLGALMLSSICADDLKKPSTDNANKSKQTEVKTIHNNTTPPPNAPLTPNTIVPISVNLDEDKISSSIIETKSQAPKNAIKHKKPLDIAIASSSATSSTTVSNNGLVVTVTKVPAKMHATPVIQQDAQTTYPQARSPQIRVKSQAQLQAEPVKMLVQTRPQIQIHAQPATPAPNQPIQIRLQTPAALQNPIQTITLPRVQQTQQQQFQMLPLTPIQAQSKLPTKQNQSNLQASTQFLTTNMAQLLPPTTNEIALNESTTITLDTIKTPKIVSAVSLAPRAAFAAPFINKGLQITAVAGASPPAPQHTTPPQLPTTVVVTPTSGTFNLPFSLPDNTNISKCPPLSCVDTNTLTDTIITLPNPVLPVSTLQQANVSLPIMEVQSLESKIPATVLARPHLTPTSQLNANEIMIELISSVNGNQLVVHGPPLEQKYSLPMSTTALLIREVLSIPYLHKKDYNKPQQVNSCWQYLAKRFNLPVHICKACWNFLSENFAHFPQIAPMEELTKPVKIGMNVWRENYAFFQTFNEKAAQLRLPFAKDAVEMFFDNIRDQTKHIPRVAGKKLTFVADWQAAINSNPHVPNKVWFGTWTLFKSAFMKYMRDLEIGIDNKWSLEWWRVLAKMDFLIEEQYHNMEPFYYIVRNKMIDECERCIKEEQKFNIDVKTKRFLPKKETAHPMLQKIPDIDAYRVIMTVRRYPQIYQKATEGEKAKAWEKVAFEMRTTVTACRFAFQCALKNYRLYATRDPANRCRLNHRYYKHLAEIYRAIKPTRKINIKTPSELNQSVSENPDANESVFPERFIMDINMSNSHSNVVMKNWAYGVGASVPAEKLTALFEKYRPASATSETFTTNVSTERSSEDLSDIEDTKEKRRRYMRSYRAKQSKEAREARLQQVRQRAAEIRASESKEAREARLQQVRQHAAEIRASESKEAREARLQQVRQYAAEIRASESKKARETRLQQVRQRAAAIRSSESKEARETRLQQMRQYATESRGSGSKEAREARLQQVQQQNADITIKKE, encoded by the exons ATGTGTGATAAAAAT gcCGTGAGTCCGACACCTTCCGAAACTGAAGCTATAACCGATCCTATCGAAGTCTACAACATGTTCATAGTTGAAGATGAGGAGTCCAAAGATTCCGTCAAGCAAAATGCGTGGTTCCACAAACGCCTTATAAGGCACGTACGACGTCAACGAATACTTTACGATCCAAAGCATAAACAATTTTGTTGTGCCGAAGCAAAAAACGAAGTTTGGGAGAAAATTGCAAAACGAATGGGTTGTGATG CTGATATCTGCAAGAATGCCTGGGTGAATTTACGTTATGCTTATCAGAAATATGTGCGTCGGTTGCGTAAATTCTTTGCGAACAAAGCGAATATGAAGCGCCGACGTCGTCCAATTATGGCATTCGAAACGGAATTAGTTTTTCTCTGGCGTTTCATAGCCGACAA AGTACGCTGTCCACTGCCTTTTAGCGAGGAGATGGAGGCGAAGGAAGCAACGCCTGTTGCAAAACCTGCAACCGAAGATGATGACATAGTTTTGTTGGAGGACGATGTGGAGGTGATCGACTTGGACGATGATACACCGAACATAACCAAGGTCTTTTCCAAGCACCAGAAGGTGTATTTCCAAATCACGCCGGAAATGCGACGCTTGATCTACAATTTACAATGTTACCAAGAGATATACGACAGCTTACATCGATATCATGATGATTACCGGCGCAAGGGCATCATTTGGAATGCCGTCGCGAATGAAGTGGGTGATAAAG CCaccaaattaatgaaatgttggatacaaatacaaacacgcTACGAATGGGAGCTTATGCAACGTCGTTTGCAAGAGGAGCTCTTAGCTACGAAGCCACAAACCGAACTGGAGAGTATGCTGCATTTCATGAAGCCACACATACTTAAAAT GCCAAGAACGGTTTATAAGAGTTCTTACTTCCTCAAAAAAGACTGGCATGAGCCGATCGATCACTTTAAGAATATCTTCAGCTTGCTGGTTGCCATGAAGAAACATCCCACTGTGATTGCGTACACCGAAATTATGGTCAACAAAACCGAAGAAGTCGATACCGCTAAGTATACACAACTCTGGAATGATGTGGCAAAGGCTAAAG GCGGTGCTGTCACTCCTGGGCAGTGCGAGACCACTTGGCTCATCTTACGCTTGTTCTATTGGGAACTAATGAGCATGCGCAAACACAGTTATCAACTGCAAGACAAATGGTATTTCGAAACTATTATAACGGAACTGTATGCCTTGTCTAAGGTGCAGAAATTCGCACGCGCCAAAAAGTCTAATCTTGGCGCGCTCATGTTGTCCTCCATATGCGCTGATGACCTAAAAAAACCTTCAACAGACAACGCAAATAAAAGTAAGCAAACCGAAGTAAaaacaatacacaacaacacaacgccGCCACCGAATGCACCGCTAACGCCTAACACCATCGTGCCGATATCGGTGAATTTGGATGAAGACAAAATCAGTTCTTCCATAATCGAAACTAAGAGTCAAGCGcctaaaaatgcaataaaacacaaaaagccGTTAGATATCGCCATCGCCTCATCCTCAGCAACCAGTTCTACGACTGTCTCAAATAACGGTTTGGTGGTGACTGTCACAAAAGTGCCGGCGAAGATGCATGCCACGCCCGTTATACAACAGGATGCGCAAACGACTTATCCACAAGCGCGTTCGCCGCAAATACGCGTGAAATCGCAGGCGCAACTGCAAGCCGAACCCGTAAAGATGTTAGTACAAACGCGTCCGCAGATACAAATACACGCGCAACCCGCCACGCCTGCGCCGAATCAACCCATACAAATACGCTTGCAAACGCCAGCGGCGTTGCAAAATCCAATTCAAACCATAACGCTGCCGCGCgtccaacaaacacaacaacaacaattccaaATGCTGCCGCTTACGCCAATACAGGCACAGTCGAAGTTACCCACGAAGCAGAATCAGTCTAACCTGCAGGCGTCAACACAATTCCTAACCACCAATATGGCTCAGCTGCTGCcgccaacaacaaatgaaattgcACTAAACGAAAGTACAACAATAACTTTGGATACAATAAAAACGCCGAAGATCGTATCGGCTGTGAGTTTGGCACCGCGCGCCGCCTTCGCAGCGCCCTTCATCAATAAAGGTTTGCAAATAACGGCAGTTGCCGGTGCATCACCGCCCGCGCCGCAGCACACCACACCTCCCCAATTACCAACCACGGTTGTTGTGACGCCCACGTCGGGTACTTTTAATCTGCCCTTTTCACTGCCGGATAATACAAATATCTCCAAGTGTCCGCCATTGAGTTGTGTGGACACCAATACGCTCACCGATACGATCATAACGCTGCCGAATCCGGTGCTGCCGGTGTCCACGCTGCAGCAAGCGAATGTGTCGCTGCCCATCATGGAGGTGCAATCGCTCGAGTCGAAAATACCCGCTACCGTGTTGGCGCGTCCACATTTGACGCCCACCTCACAGCTGAACGCCAACGAAATCATGATCGAGCTGATCAGTTCGGTGAACGGCAATCAGTTGGTGGTGCACGGGCCGCCGCTGGAGCAGAAGTACTCACTGCCAATGAGCACGACGGCGTTGCTGATACGCGAGGTGCTCTCCATACCATATTTACATAAGAAGGACTACAATAAACCGCAACAGGTCAACAGTTGTTGGCAGTATTTGGCTAAGCGCTTCAATTTGCCGG TGCATATCTGCAAGGCTTGTTGGAACTTCTTGTCggaaaattttgcacatttcCCACAAATTGCGCCCATGGAGGAGCTGACGAAACCAGTGAAAATTGGCATGAATGTGTGGCGCGAAAATTACGCATTCTTTCAAACATTCAATGAGAAAGCAG CTCAACTACGCTTGCCATTTGCAAAAGATGCTGTAGAGATGTTCTTCGATAATATTCGAGATCAGACCAAGCACATACCACGTGTAGCCGGCAAGAAATTGACCTTTGTCGCCGATTGGCAAGCAGCCATAAATAGTAATCCACATGTACCAAACa aAGTCTGGTTCGGCACCTGGACACTATTTAAAAGCGCCTTCATGAAATACATGCGTGACTTGGAGATCGGCATCGACAACAAATGGTCGTTGGAATGGTGGCGCGTATTGGCCAAAATGGATTTCTTAATCGAAGAGCAATATCACAATATGGAGCCGTTCTACTATATTGTGCGCAACAAAATGATTGACGAATGCGAACGTTGCATTAAAGAAGAGCAGAAGTTTAATATCGATGTGAAAACGAAGAGATTCCTGCCGAAAAAGGAAACAGCGCATCCGATGTTGCAGAAAATACCCGACATTGACGCTTACCGTGTCATCATGACCGTGCGTCGCTATCCGCAGATTTATCAAAAGGCCACCGAGGGCGAGAAGGCCAAAGCGTGGGAGAAAGTCGCCTTCGAAATGCGCACAACTG TGACGGCATGCCGTTTTGCCTTCCAATGCGCCCTGAAAAACTATCGGCTCTATGCGACACGTGATCCAGCTAATCGTTGTCGTCTCAATCATCGCTATTACAAACATTTGGCGGAAATTTATCGCGCCATCAAGCCGACGCgcaaaatcaatattaaaacaCCTTCCGAACTGAATCAGTCGGTTAGTGAGAATCCCGACGCCAATGAGTCGGTGTTCCCCGAACGTTTCATTATGGACATCAACATGAGCAACAGTCACTCGAATGTGGTGATGAAGAATTGGGCCTATGGTGTGGGCGCATCTGTGCCGGCGGAGAAATTGACGGCGCTTTTCGAAAAATATCGTCCAGCTTCGGCGACAAGTGAAACATTTACTACAAA TGTAAGCACGGAAAGATCCTCAGAAGACTTAAGTGATATAGAGGACACAAAGGAGAAAAGAAGACGCTATATGAGAAGTTATAGAGCCAAGCAGTCGAAGGAAGCCAGAGAGGCTCGTTTGCAGCAAGTGCGCCAGCGTGCAGCAGAAATCCGAGCATCGGAATCAAAGGAAGCCAGAGAGGCTCGTTTGCAGCAAGTGCGCCAGCATGCAGCAGAAATCCGAGCATCGGAATCAAAGGAAGCCAGAGAGGCTCGCTTGCAGCAAGTGCGCCAGTATGCAGCTGAAATCCGAGCGTCAGAATCTAAGAAAGCTAGAGAGACTCGATTACAGCAAGTGCGCCAGCGTGCAGCAGCAATCCGATCATCGGAATCTAAGGAAGCTAGAGAGACTCGTTTACAGCAAATGCGTCAGTATGCAACTGAAAGCCGAGGATCAGGATCTAAGGAAGCCAGAGAGGCACGTTTGCagcaagtgcaacaacaaaacgcaGATATAACGATTAAGAAGGAATAA